A genomic stretch from Neospora caninum Liverpool complete genome, chromosome III includes:
- a CDS encoding putative p97 protein, with the protein MVSEAPGVPSSPSTEVRTAALKAWRAWRKDNKGPLEEVLQNPAGYSLYKAMKASSGGPVPNTFQQWLQQNEHAKRWLTWRQGCPGQLRDVLADPEGWRLFSTMKREKGQPVPETYEEWRDLPEHKIVASRRTWSAWRRAHPGPLAATLADPEGWALYRQIKVWDGKDVPERYEDWVSHPTVRKQAAMEAWTQWRHEHAGQLSKVLADPQGWALYKAMVECGDKRIEATYDEWMAKRDASPTSWAVWRKSHRGPLNEVLKDPAGWAAFTAYNTKKGVSLPATYEEWVQLPEQQKGAASFKWSSWRKAHKGPLAEVLADPEGWALYVNMLEKGSHARVRSSYSEWLEAYRAAKSPGSSSAQWRQWRKAHEGPLEEVLADPEGWKLYAAHMQRGGRRAFPSDFTTWLEAHQAEAKWTEWRRAHAGPLNRELADPEGWELFRMRSSARGNAAVPATYAEWMKLPEQQAFVAVEAWGAWRQAHPGQLKDVLQADGNGWILYRTMLRAAGIEVPDDLAAWLQDSGKYVKLAWQSWRDKHRGPLRRVLADPLGWLLYKSVVESSGASIEETFEAWAQSKGPSGNEWINWRRLHKGPLHEVLRDPEGWKLYRENLLRKNVSDVPQTFEAFLQQPDQQKAAATSKWSSWRRVHRGPLVSVLADKEGWELYVNMMEKLGHKICSSFDEWCSSAQMHKGRAAREWRAWRRLHKGPLVNVLADPEGWALYKAWTAGSSNRVAHESYEEWCLQKEKGREWREWRAKHPGQLKTVLAEGEGWELFKKYNEARNRPVPASFADWLEQQQQEHQVEKDAWIAWRKNHTGKLADVLADPEGWQLYRRMKETAREPVPASYAEWL; encoded by the coding sequence ATGGTGTCAGAGGCACCAGGCGTaccgtcttcgccctccacAGAAGTGAGGACTGCGGCGTTGAAGGCGTGGCGAGCATGGCGGAAGGACAACAAAGGCCCGCTGGAAGAGGTATTGCAGAACCCTGCGGGGTATAGTCTCTACAAGGCGATGAAGGCCTCATCTGGAGGCCCCGTCCCAAACACTTTCCAGCAGTGGCTGCAACAAAATGAACACGCGAAAAGATGGCTGACATGGCGCCAGGGGTGTCCGGGTCAGCTGCGGGACGTTTTGGCAGATCCAGAGGGCTGGCGGCTCTTTTCAACCATGAAACGTGAAAAGGGCCAACCGGTTCCCGAAACGTACGAGGAGTGGCGCGACTTGCCTGAGCACAAGATCGTCGCGAGCAGGCGGACGTGGTCAGCCTGGCGCCGCGCACATCCTGGTCCGTTGGCTGCTACCCTGGCGGATCCTGAAGGCTGGGCTCTCTACCGTCAAATCAAAGTGTGGGACGGGAAAGATGTTCCAGAAAGGTATGAGGACTGGGTGTCTCACCCAACTGTCCGGAAGCAGGCAGCCATGGAGGCCTGGACCCAGTGGCGGCACGAGCATGCCGGCCAACTGTCGAAAGTTCTCGCCGATCCGCAGGGATGGGCTCTATACAAAGCGATGGTCGAGTGTGGCGACAAACGCATCGAGGCTACATATGACGAATGGATGGCGAAACGGGACGCCTCCCCGACGTCCTGGGCTGTGTGGCGCAAATCACACCGCGGCCCTCTAAACGAGGTCTTGAAGGATCCGGCTGGATGGGCGGCTTTCACAGCGTACAACACCAAGAAAGGCGTGTCTCTGCCGGCGACTTACGAAGAGTGGGTACAATTGCCCGAGCAGCAGAAGGGGGCTGCGTCTTTCAAGTGGTCGTCCTGGCGGAAGGCGCACAAGGGTCCCCTTGCGGAAGTTCTCGCGGATCCGGAAGGCTGGGCTCTCTACGTGAACATGCTGGAGAAAGGCTCACACGCCCGTGTACGCTCGTCGTACTCTGAGTGGCTCGAAGCCTACCGAGCTGCGAAGAGCCCCGGGAGCAGCTCGGCGCAGTGGCGCCAGTGGCGAAAGGCCCACGAAGGACCGCTGGAGGAAGTTCTCGCGGACCCCGAAGGGTGGAAGCTGTACGCTGCGCACATGCAGCGCGGAGGCCGTCGGGCGTTTCCGTCCGACTTCACCACGTGGCTCGAGGCGCACCAAGCAGAAGCCAAGTGGACGGAATGGCGCCGCGCGCATGCGGGCCCTCTGAATCGGGAGTTGGCCGATCCCGAGGGCTGGGAACTGTTTCGAATGCGCAGCTCTGCGCGAGGGAACGCGGCTGTGCCTGCGACGTACGCGGAATGGATGAAGCTTCCCGAACAGCAGGCCTTCGTCGCGGTCGAGGCGTGGGGGGCGTGGCGCCAGGCTCACCCTGGCCAGCTGAAAGACGTTCTTCAGGCAGACGGGAACGGATGGATTCTGTACCGCACCATGCTTCGCGCAGCGGGGATCGAAGTCCCAGACGACTTGGCCGCGTGGCTCCAAGACTCGGGCAAATACGTCAAGCTCGCCTGGCAGTCCTGGCGCGACAAGCACAGGGGCCCGCTGCGGCGTGTGCTGGCAGATCCGCTAGGCTGGCTGCTGTACAAGAGCGTGGTGGAGAGTTCTGGGGCGTCGATCGAAGAGACCTTTGAGGCCTGGGCGCAAAGCAAGGGGCCGTCCGGGAACGAGTGGATCAACTGGCGTCGCCTCCACAAGGGCCCTCTGCACGAAGTGCTTCGGGACCCGGAAGGTTGGAAGCTGTATCGCGAGAACCTGCTTCGCAAGAACGTCTCGGACGTGCCTCAAACCTTTGAGGCGTTTCTGCAGCAGCCAGACCAGCAGAAAGCGGCGGCGACGTCCAAGTGGTCCTCTTGGCGACGGGTCCATCGAGGGCCCCTCGTCTCGGTTCTCGCGGACAAAGAGGGCTGGGAGTTGTATGTGAACATGATGGAAAAATTAGGGCATAAAATCTGCTCTTCATTCGATGAGTGGTGCTCCTCCGCGCAGATGCACAAAGGTCGCGCGGCACGCGAATGGCGTGCCTGGCGACGCCTGCACAAAGGCCCGCTGGTTAACGTTCTCGCCGACCCGGAAGGCTGGGCTCTGTACAAAGCCTGGACGGCCGGTTCGTCCAACCGCGTTGCGCACGAGTCCTACGAAGAGTGGTGTctgcagaaggaaaagggtCGCGAGTGGCGGGAGTGGCGCGCGAAGCATCCGGGGCAGTTGAAGACGGTGCTTGCTGAAGGCGAGGGATGGGAACTTTTCAAAAAGTACAACGAGGCACGAAATCGCCCAGTCCCCGCGAGTTTCGCAGACTGGCTCGAACAACAGCAACAGGAGCACCAGGTGGAGAAAGACGCGTGGATTGCTTGGCGCAAAAACCACACAGGCAAGCTAGCAGACGTCCTGGCGGATCCCGAGGGATGGCAGCTCTATCGTAGAATGAAGGAGACAGCTCGCGAGCCGGTGCCGGCCTCGTATGCGGAGTGGCTGTAG